A single genomic interval of Stenotrophomonas sp. ZAC14D1_NAIMI4_1 harbors:
- a CDS encoding pseudouridine synthase, whose amino-acid sequence MTTRLNKYIAETGFCSRREADRLIAARRVTVNGHPGGTGAVVGEGDTVLVDGQPLQVRVARKPGARRHVYIVLNKPVGVTCTTESSVKGNIVDFVGHEQRIFPIGRLDKDSEGLILMTSNGDIVNQILRAENGHQKEYLVAVNKPVTDEFLRGMARGVRVHDQMTLPCRTSRIAKFGFRITLEQGLNRQIRLMAAAFDYRVTQLRRVRIDNIKIGALKPGQWRNLTEQELRGLLPKQQDW is encoded by the coding sequence ATGACCACCCGACTCAACAAATACATCGCCGAAACCGGCTTCTGCTCCCGCCGCGAGGCCGATCGCCTGATCGCCGCCCGCCGGGTCACCGTCAACGGCCACCCCGGCGGTACCGGCGCCGTCGTCGGCGAGGGCGATACCGTCCTGGTCGACGGCCAGCCGCTGCAGGTGCGCGTGGCCCGCAAGCCCGGCGCCCGCCGCCACGTCTACATCGTGCTGAACAAGCCGGTGGGCGTGACCTGCACCACCGAAAGCTCGGTCAAGGGCAACATCGTCGACTTCGTCGGCCACGAGCAGCGCATCTTCCCGATCGGCCGCCTGGACAAGGATTCCGAGGGCCTGATCCTGATGACCAGCAACGGCGACATCGTCAACCAGATCCTGCGTGCCGAGAACGGCCACCAGAAGGAGTACCTGGTGGCGGTCAACAAGCCGGTCACCGATGAATTCCTGCGCGGCATGGCCCGCGGCGTGCGCGTCCACGACCAGATGACCCTGCCGTGCCGCACCTCGCGCATCGCCAAGTTCGGCTTCCGCATCACCCTGGAGCAGGGCCTGAACCGGCAGATCCGCCTGATGGCCGCCGCGTTCGATTACCGCGTCACCCAGCTGCGCCGCGTGCGCATCGACAACATCAAGATCGGTGCGCTGAAGCCGGGCCAGTGGCGCAACCTGACCGAGCAGGAACTGCGCGGGCTGCTGCCCAAGCAGCAGGACTGGTAA
- the agp gene encoding bifunctional glucose-1-phosphatase/inositol phosphatase produces MIHPLHPVLLALALVSSTAAAAPAPVQGEALEQVVLLSRHNLRAPLVSSGALADATPHAWATWDVAAGELSTKGGVLEVYLGRYLGQWLRQQQVLPATGCPQEGDFHALANSLQRTQATAQFFVAGAFPGCHVTVQQRRPLGTMDPLFDPVIHRDDAGFQRRALRAMQKAESQARLGPDLQVVEGVVEHASSPACAGRSPCALQAGDSRFRVEAGREPGASGSLALANGMVDALLMQDYQNDSGTPAGWGRLHGDAQWQALARVRNGYQDILFGTPEVARDVAAPLLSHIDGLFADPQSPKVSLLVGHDSNIGAVLAALGAADYTLPGQLEKTPIGGLLQFERWRVHSGEARYRLVYVYPTRTQLRDALPLSDAQPPGRVELALPGCGQDGCSDVQFKRLLHRAVD; encoded by the coding sequence ATGATCCACCCGCTACATCCTGTGCTGCTCGCGCTTGCTCTGGTCAGTTCAACCGCGGCCGCCGCGCCAGCCCCCGTGCAAGGCGAAGCCCTCGAGCAGGTCGTCCTGCTCAGCCGCCACAACCTGCGCGCACCGCTGGTCTCTTCGGGCGCGCTGGCCGATGCCACGCCACACGCGTGGGCCACCTGGGACGTTGCCGCCGGCGAGCTGAGCACCAAGGGCGGTGTGCTGGAGGTCTACCTGGGCCGCTACCTTGGCCAATGGCTGCGCCAGCAGCAGGTACTGCCGGCAACGGGTTGCCCGCAGGAGGGCGATTTCCACGCGCTGGCCAACAGCCTGCAGCGCACCCAGGCCACCGCGCAGTTCTTCGTTGCCGGGGCGTTTCCTGGCTGCCACGTCACGGTGCAACAGCGCAGGCCGCTGGGCACGATGGACCCGCTGTTCGACCCGGTGATCCACCGCGACGACGCCGGCTTCCAGCGCCGCGCGCTGCGGGCCATGCAGAAGGCCGAATCGCAGGCACGGCTGGGCCCGGACCTGCAGGTCGTCGAGGGCGTGGTGGAACATGCATCCTCGCCGGCCTGTGCCGGGCGCAGCCCGTGCGCGCTGCAGGCCGGCGACAGCCGTTTCCGCGTCGAAGCGGGCAGGGAGCCGGGGGCCTCCGGTTCATTGGCGCTGGCCAACGGCATGGTCGATGCGCTGCTGATGCAGGATTACCAGAACGACAGCGGAACACCGGCAGGTTGGGGCCGCCTGCACGGCGACGCCCAGTGGCAGGCCCTGGCGCGGGTCCGCAACGGCTACCAGGACATCCTGTTCGGCACCCCGGAGGTGGCACGCGACGTGGCCGCTCCGCTGCTGTCGCACATTGATGGCCTGTTCGCCGATCCGCAGTCGCCGAAGGTGAGTCTGCTGGTCGGCCACGATTCCAACATCGGCGCCGTGCTGGCGGCATTGGGTGCCGCGGATTACACGCTGCCGGGCCAGCTTGAGAAGACGCCGATCGGCGGCCTGCTGCAGTTCGAGCGCTGGCGCGTGCACAGCGGCGAAGCGCGCTACCGGCTGGTGTATGTCTATCCCACCCGCACGCAGTTGCGTGATGCGCTGCCGTTGAGTGATGCACAGCCGCCCGGACGGGTGGAGCTGGCGCTGCCCGGATGTGGGCAGGACGGATGCAGTGACGTGCAGTTCAAGCGCCTGCTGCATCGCGCGGTGGATTGA
- a CDS encoding Pr6Pr family membrane protein produces MPADRSLLRGWAALTALVAAASLLLQYLLLVTGPGGSAGIAAATLRFFGYFTILSNLAVCVGCLCLASGRALRATPAAVLALCIGVTGLVYAVALQGLWQPTGLQWWVDMGLHYAVPLLYLGGWLLLLPHGHLRWRALGRVLLVPVAYLGWAMAVAALLGQAPYPFLEWQRIGAAAFALNVLRVAGVFVLGWSLLWALDRWRRR; encoded by the coding sequence ATGCCTGCCGACCGTTCGCTGCTGCGGGGTTGGGCCGCGCTGACCGCGCTGGTCGCCGCCGCGTCACTGCTGCTGCAGTACCTGTTGCTGGTCACCGGCCCCGGCGGCAGCGCGGGCATTGCCGCGGCGACCCTGCGCTTCTTCGGCTACTTCACCATCCTCAGCAACCTGGCGGTGTGCGTGGGCTGCCTGTGTCTGGCGTCGGGACGAGCGCTGCGGGCGACCCCGGCGGCGGTGCTGGCGCTGTGCATCGGCGTGACCGGCCTGGTCTATGCGGTGGCCCTGCAGGGGCTGTGGCAGCCCACCGGCCTGCAATGGTGGGTCGACATGGGCCTGCACTACGCGGTGCCGCTGCTGTACCTGGGTGGCTGGCTGCTGCTGTTGCCGCACGGGCACCTGCGCTGGCGCGCGCTCGGCAGGGTGCTGCTGGTGCCGGTGGCCTACCTGGGCTGGGCGATGGCGGTGGCCGCCCTGCTCGGCCAGGCGCCGTACCCGTTCCTGGAATGGCAACGGATCGGTGCAGCGGCATTCGCGCTCAACGTGCTGCGGGTTGCCGGCGTGTTCGTGCTGGGCTGGAGCCTGCTGTGGGCGCTGGATCGCTGGCGCCGTCGCTGA
- a CDS encoding VOC family protein produces MAHSDPSSTGSTIIPCLRYRNALAAIDWLQRAFGFHAQAVYAEGETVFHAQLVFGQGMVMLGSASSSGEWSKLAVMPDEVDGRQTQSACVIVPDADAHYARAKAAGARIVIDIADQDYGGRGYACADPEGYVWWFGSYDPWRADHGQ; encoded by the coding sequence ATGGCCCACAGCGATCCATCCAGCACCGGTTCCACCATCATTCCGTGCCTGCGCTACCGCAACGCGCTGGCCGCCATCGACTGGCTGCAGCGCGCGTTCGGCTTCCATGCACAGGCGGTGTACGCCGAAGGCGAAACGGTCTTCCACGCGCAGCTGGTGTTCGGCCAGGGCATGGTCATGCTCGGCTCGGCCAGCAGCAGCGGTGAATGGTCGAAGCTGGCGGTGATGCCCGATGAGGTCGATGGGCGGCAGACGCAGAGCGCGTGCGTCATCGTTCCCGATGCCGACGCCCACTACGCGCGGGCCAAGGCCGCCGGCGCGCGCATCGTCATCGACATCGCCGACCAGGACTACGGCGGCAGGGGCTACGCCTGCGCCGACCCGGAAGGCTACGTGTGGTGGTTCGGCAGCTACGATCCCTGGCGCGCGGACCACGGCCAGTGA
- a CDS encoding DUF72 domain-containing protein → MTPAAIRCGIGGWVFPAWRGGVFYPDGLPQREELAHASHALRCIEINGTFYRTPTEAQCAQWAAQTPDGFRFSMKAPRYLVQRRDLSSTVEAAAPFLQAALALGDRLGPLLWQFDPRHPADAEALQALMAALPQTLQGVPLQHALEVRNAQVHGPELVAAARRHGVALVIEDSDEAPLHGDVSAGFVYARIKRSQARLREGLPRPQQQRWADRAQRWSRGEPVDDLPCLAEPAVPQPREVYLLCIGAGKARNPAAAMALQRLSDGASDPAPTAGSSPARTRRQPAAR, encoded by the coding sequence GTGACACCCGCAGCGATCCGCTGCGGCATTGGCGGCTGGGTGTTTCCGGCGTGGCGCGGCGGGGTGTTCTACCCCGACGGCCTGCCGCAGCGCGAAGAGCTGGCCCACGCCAGCCACGCGCTGCGCTGCATCGAGATCAACGGCACCTTCTACCGCACGCCCACCGAAGCGCAGTGCGCGCAGTGGGCTGCACAGACGCCGGACGGTTTCCGCTTTTCGATGAAGGCGCCGCGCTACCTCGTGCAGCGCCGCGATCTGTCGTCCACCGTCGAAGCGGCCGCACCCTTCCTGCAGGCCGCGCTGGCACTGGGTGACCGGCTGGGCCCGCTGCTGTGGCAGTTCGACCCCAGGCACCCGGCCGACGCGGAGGCATTGCAAGCACTGATGGCTGCACTGCCGCAAACCCTGCAGGGCGTGCCGCTGCAGCACGCGCTGGAAGTGCGCAACGCGCAGGTGCACGGGCCGGAGCTGGTGGCCGCCGCGCGCCGCCATGGCGTGGCCCTGGTGATCGAAGACAGCGACGAGGCACCGTTGCACGGGGATGTCAGCGCTGGCTTCGTCTACGCGCGCATCAAGCGCAGTCAGGCGCGCCTGCGCGAAGGCCTGCCACGCCCGCAGCAGCAGCGCTGGGCAGACCGCGCGCAGCGGTGGTCACGCGGCGAACCCGTGGACGACCTGCCCTGCCTGGCCGAGCCCGCCGTGCCACAGCCACGCGAGGTCTACCTGCTGTGCATCGGCGCGGGCAAGGCACGCAACCCGGCGGCGGCGATGGCCCTGCAGCGGCTCAGCGACGGCGCCAGCGATCCAGCGCCCACAGCAGGCTCCAGCCCAGCACGAACACGCCGGCAACCCGCAGCACGTTGA
- a CDS encoding serine hydrolase, with translation MNNWIGGAVLLACATMAHAAETAPTPAQLQDLDATVERVRAQFDVPGVAVAVVKDGKVVLERGWGVRELGKPAPVQADTLFAIASNTKAFTATSLNLLAEDGKLKMDDKVIDHLPSFRMSDPFVTGQMTLRDLLSHRSGLSLGAGDLLFWPTTSYSNAEVVQRLGQVPLKGGFRERYAYDNILYAVAQQVIEKVSGMSYQQFLQTRIFDKVGMAGTRYNADHLQAGDNAAIGHAKYDFKDLRTVAPLTWSNNAGAGGIYSSAHDMARWMQVQLAEGTLADGTPLFSAKTQKEMWQMITPQAIAAPSVPELEPARANFAGYGEGWSLSDYRGQKLVWHTGGWPGMVSRLTLVPGHKLGVVVLTNQEAGAAFNAITLSVLDAYLGGEKHDWVDAYAKGVAKGQDKADEAWAKHQAERAKGSTPSLPLARYAATYRDRWYGDMVVSAEGKGLRLRFAKTAQLSGRLEHWQHDTFIVRWDDRSLNADAFVNFSLDPDGKVREVRMQPISDLTDFSFDFQDLLFTPVSP, from the coding sequence ATGAACAACTGGATTGGAGGCGCCGTGCTGCTGGCCTGCGCGACGATGGCACATGCGGCTGAGACCGCGCCGACCCCGGCGCAGCTGCAGGACCTGGATGCGACCGTCGAGCGCGTGCGCGCGCAGTTCGACGTGCCCGGCGTGGCCGTGGCCGTGGTCAAGGACGGCAAGGTGGTGCTGGAACGCGGCTGGGGCGTGCGTGAGCTGGGCAAGCCGGCGCCCGTGCAGGCCGACACCCTGTTCGCCATCGCCTCCAACACCAAGGCGTTCACCGCCACCTCGCTGAACCTGCTGGCCGAGGACGGCAAGCTGAAGATGGACGACAAGGTGATCGACCACCTGCCGTCGTTCCGCATGTCCGACCCGTTCGTGACCGGGCAGATGACCCTGCGCGACCTGCTTTCGCACCGCAGCGGCCTGAGCCTGGGGGCCGGCGACCTGCTGTTCTGGCCGACCACGTCCTACAGCAATGCCGAGGTGGTGCAGCGGCTCGGCCAGGTGCCGCTGAAGGGTGGTTTCCGCGAGCGATATGCCTACGACAACATCCTCTATGCGGTGGCCCAGCAGGTCATCGAGAAGGTGTCGGGCATGAGCTACCAGCAGTTCCTGCAGACGCGCATCTTCGACAAGGTGGGCATGGCCGGCACGCGCTACAACGCCGACCACCTGCAGGCCGGTGACAACGCGGCGATCGGCCACGCCAAGTACGATTTCAAGGACCTGCGCACCGTCGCGCCGCTGACCTGGTCGAACAACGCTGGTGCCGGCGGCATCTATTCCAGCGCACATGACATGGCGCGCTGGATGCAGGTGCAGCTGGCCGAGGGCACGCTGGCCGACGGTACGCCGCTGTTCAGTGCCAAGACCCAGAAAGAAATGTGGCAGATGATCACGCCGCAGGCCATTGCCGCGCCGAGCGTGCCCGAGCTGGAGCCGGCGCGCGCCAACTTCGCCGGTTACGGCGAGGGCTGGAGCCTGAGCGACTACCGCGGGCAGAAGCTGGTCTGGCACACCGGTGGCTGGCCGGGCATGGTTTCGCGCCTGACCCTGGTGCCGGGGCACAAGCTGGGCGTGGTGGTGCTGACCAACCAGGAAGCGGGCGCGGCATTCAATGCCATCACCCTGAGCGTGCTCGATGCCTACCTGGGCGGCGAAAAGCACGATTGGGTGGACGCCTATGCCAAGGGCGTGGCCAAGGGGCAGGACAAGGCGGATGAAGCCTGGGCCAAGCACCAGGCCGAACGCGCCAAGGGCAGCACGCCGTCGCTGCCGCTGGCGCGCTATGCCGCCACGTACCGCGACCGCTGGTATGGCGACATGGTGGTGTCTGCAGAGGGCAAGGGCCTGCGCCTGCGTTTTGCCAAAACGGCGCAGTTGAGCGGCCGCCTGGAGCACTGGCAGCACGATACGTTCATCGTGCGCTGGGATGACCGCTCGCTCAACGCCGATGCGTTCGTCAACTTCAGCCTGGACCCGGACGGCAAGGTGCGCGAAGTGCGCATGCAGCCGATCTCGGACCTGACCGATTTCAGCTTCGACTTCCAGGACCTGCTGTTCACCCCGGTCAGCCCGTAA
- a CDS encoding DMT family transporter: MTTPDTRKALWQIHFCVLLWGVTAILGKLITLPALPLVWWRMLLVVAMLALLPRVWRGLRTLPLRLVAGYAGIGALVALHWLTFYGAVKLANASVAATCIALAPVFTSIIEPWVAKRPFQVRELAFGLAVLPGVALVVGGVPDGMRLGVLVGALSALLVAVFGSLNKRMVSHADPLTVTALELGAGTLTLTLLAPVLPYLLPALASPLWVVPDLHDGILLLVLAGACTLLPFALALVALRHLSAYTVQLVTNLEPVYAVLLAVVLLREQHEVTPWFYLGVAIIVGAVFLHPLLNRRKPVQHPEILGTAEARNIAE; this comes from the coding sequence ATGACGACCCCCGACACCCGCAAAGCGCTCTGGCAGATCCATTTCTGTGTCCTGTTGTGGGGCGTCACCGCCATCCTCGGCAAGCTGATCACCCTGCCGGCGCTGCCGCTGGTGTGGTGGCGCATGCTGCTGGTGGTGGCCATGCTGGCCCTGCTGCCGCGGGTCTGGCGCGGGCTGCGCACCCTGCCGCTGCGGCTGGTGGCCGGTTATGCCGGCATCGGTGCGCTGGTCGCCCTGCACTGGCTGACGTTCTATGGCGCGGTGAAGCTGGCCAATGCCTCGGTGGCCGCCACCTGCATCGCACTGGCGCCGGTGTTCACCTCCATCATCGAACCGTGGGTGGCCAAGCGGCCCTTCCAGGTACGCGAGCTGGCCTTCGGCCTGGCGGTGCTGCCGGGCGTGGCCCTGGTGGTCGGCGGCGTGCCCGATGGCATGCGCCTGGGCGTGCTGGTCGGCGCACTGTCGGCGCTGCTGGTGGCGGTGTTCGGCTCGCTCAACAAGCGCATGGTCAGCCATGCCGATCCGCTGACGGTGACCGCGCTGGAACTGGGCGCCGGCACGCTCACCCTCACCCTGCTGGCGCCGGTGCTGCCGTACCTGCTGCCGGCGCTGGCCAGCCCCCTGTGGGTGGTGCCCGACCTGCACGATGGCATCCTGCTGCTGGTGCTGGCGGGCGCCTGCACGCTGCTGCCGTTCGCCCTGGCGCTGGTCGCGCTGCGCCATCTGAGCGCCTACACCGTGCAGCTGGTGACCAACCTGGAGCCGGTCTATGCCGTGCTGCTGGCGGTGGTGCTGCTGCGTGAGCAGCATGAAGTGACGCCGTGGTTCTACCTGGGCGTGGCGATCATCGTCGGTGCGGTGTTCCTGCATCCGCTGCTGAACCGCCGCAAGCCGGTGCAGCATCCGGAGATCCTGGGCACGGCCGAGGCGCGCAACATCGCCGAGTAA
- the smrA gene encoding multidrug efflux ABC transporter SmrA, whose product MFRWFESLIPVFPPVDGRMPPQKVLPFYLHYLRPVWPVLLATLIAGLLLALVEVAMFDYLGRIVDMVAEQPGAGFFQRHANELGWMLFITVIARPILVGLHNLLVNQAIVPGLSNRSRWLMHNYVVRQSLSFFQNDFAGSVANRVMQTGTSLRESAVQMVDSLWYIVVYTGTALYLFAQADWRLMVPLILWLLAYAVILAYFVPRAKERAWIASEARSKAMGRIVDGYTNIPTLKLFAHGGREQTYVAESIQELAVKHRAQTRITTGMDLTIAIVNGFLIAGTCGLALWLWNGGHITVGAITLATGLVIRIHNMSGWIMWTINGIFEDIGTVQDGITTIAQPLTVQDREDAAPLQVAHGGVHFQDIHFHYGKKGGVIAGLDLVVKPGEKIGLVGPSGAGKSTLVNILLRLYDLESGRILIDGQDIARVTQESLRQQIGVVTQDTSLLHRSIRDNLLYGRPDATDEQLRAAVAKARAEAFIDTLVDGQGRRGYDAHVGERGVKLSGGQRQRIAIARVLLKDAPILVLDEATSALDSEVEAAIQDSLDELMGGKTVIAIAHRLSTIARMDRLVVMDQGRIAETGTHAELIAAGGLYARLWARQTGGFVAADQ is encoded by the coding sequence ATGTTTCGTTGGTTTGAATCCCTGATTCCGGTGTTCCCGCCCGTGGACGGCCGCATGCCGCCGCAGAAAGTGCTGCCGTTCTACCTGCACTACCTGCGCCCGGTGTGGCCGGTGCTGCTGGCCACCCTCATCGCCGGCCTGCTGCTGGCGCTGGTGGAAGTGGCGATGTTCGATTACCTGGGCCGCATCGTCGACATGGTCGCCGAGCAGCCCGGTGCCGGCTTCTTCCAGCGCCATGCCAACGAACTGGGCTGGATGCTGTTCATCACGGTCATCGCGCGGCCGATCCTGGTCGGCCTGCACAACCTGCTGGTCAACCAGGCCATCGTGCCCGGCCTGAGCAACCGCTCGCGCTGGCTGATGCACAACTACGTGGTGCGGCAGAGCCTGAGCTTCTTCCAGAACGACTTTGCCGGCAGCGTCGCCAACCGGGTGATGCAGACCGGTACCTCGCTGCGCGAATCGGCCGTGCAGATGGTCGATTCGCTCTGGTACATCGTGGTCTACACCGGTACCGCGCTCTACCTGTTCGCGCAGGCGGACTGGCGCCTGATGGTGCCGCTGATCCTGTGGCTGCTGGCCTACGCGGTGATCCTGGCCTACTTCGTGCCGCGCGCGAAGGAACGGGCCTGGATTGCGTCGGAGGCACGTTCCAAGGCGATGGGCCGCATCGTCGATGGTTACACCAACATCCCCACGCTGAAGCTGTTCGCCCACGGCGGGCGCGAGCAGACCTACGTGGCCGAGTCGATCCAGGAGCTGGCGGTCAAGCACCGCGCGCAGACCCGCATCACCACCGGCATGGACCTGACCATCGCCATCGTCAACGGCTTCCTGATTGCCGGTACCTGCGGCCTGGCGCTGTGGCTGTGGAACGGCGGGCACATCACGGTGGGCGCGATCACCCTGGCCACCGGCCTGGTCATCCGCATCCACAACATGTCCGGCTGGATCATGTGGACCATCAACGGCATCTTCGAGGACATCGGCACGGTGCAGGATGGCATCACCACCATCGCCCAGCCGCTGACCGTGCAGGACCGCGAAGACGCCGCGCCGCTGCAGGTGGCCCACGGTGGCGTGCATTTCCAGGACATCCACTTCCACTACGGCAAGAAGGGCGGGGTGATCGCCGGGCTGGACCTCGTGGTGAAGCCCGGCGAGAAGATCGGCCTGGTCGGTCCGTCCGGTGCCGGCAAGTCGACCCTGGTCAACATCCTGCTGCGCCTCTATGACCTGGAAAGCGGACGCATCCTGATCGACGGCCAGGACATCGCCCGCGTTACCCAGGAAAGCCTGCGCCAGCAGATCGGCGTGGTCACCCAGGACACCTCGCTGCTGCATCGCTCGATCCGCGACAACCTGCTGTACGGCCGCCCCGACGCGACCGATGAGCAGCTGCGCGCGGCCGTGGCCAAGGCACGTGCCGAAGCCTTCATCGACACGCTGGTGGACGGGCAGGGGCGCCGTGGCTATGACGCGCATGTCGGCGAGCGCGGCGTGAAGCTGTCCGGTGGCCAGCGCCAGCGCATCGCCATTGCCCGCGTGCTGCTGAAGGACGCGCCGATCCTGGTGCTGGACGAAGCTACCTCGGCGCTGGATTCGGAAGTGGAAGCGGCGATCCAGGACAGCCTGGACGAGCTGATGGGCGGCAAGACGGTCATCGCCATCGCGCACCGCCTGTCGACCATCGCGCGCATGGACCGCCTGGTGGTGATGGACCAGGGCCGCATCGCCGAAACCGGCACCCATGCCGAACTGATCGCCGCCGGTGGGCTGTACGCGCGCCTGTGGGCGCGGCAGACCGGTGGGTTCGTGGCTGCCGACCAATGA
- a CDS encoding sensor domain-containing diguanylate cyclase produces MIKPDKPANEAQRLDALYRYRILDSEREKSFDDLVVIAKAVCGTSMAAVTLIDVERQWFKSIQGIDATENLRSESMCGHAILQPRELMVVEDAQQDIRFHDNPVVTGDPHVRFYAGAPLISSDGLPLGTLCVFDPTPQHLAPDKAEALAALSRQVMLVMELRRFALDIQSHMVQRDDYERLLSEYHDVLLAQNADLTEQSRTDALTGLPNRRAMAAALQDAVASADGQPRQTCVALVDIDHFKHINDFQGHATGDRVLAELGVLLRSHFAGRGLAARYGGEEFVALMPDVDLRTAELQCEFLRMAVADLPLGFPVTVSIGVAQHQAGETTDQTLARADAALYRAKANGRDRVELAP; encoded by the coding sequence ATGATCAAGCCCGACAAGCCTGCCAACGAGGCCCAGCGCCTGGACGCGCTGTACCGCTACCGCATCCTCGATTCGGAGCGCGAGAAGTCCTTCGATGACCTGGTGGTCATCGCCAAGGCGGTATGCGGCACGTCGATGGCCGCCGTCACCCTGATCGACGTTGAACGGCAGTGGTTCAAGTCGATCCAGGGCATCGATGCCACCGAGAACCTGCGCAGCGAATCGATGTGCGGCCACGCCATCCTGCAGCCGCGCGAGCTCATGGTGGTGGAGGATGCGCAGCAGGACATCCGCTTCCACGACAACCCGGTGGTGACCGGCGATCCGCACGTGCGTTTCTACGCCGGTGCGCCGCTGATCAGCAGCGACGGCCTGCCGCTGGGCACGCTGTGCGTGTTCGATCCCACCCCGCAGCACCTGGCCCCGGACAAGGCCGAGGCGCTGGCCGCGCTGTCACGCCAGGTCATGCTGGTGATGGAACTGCGCCGCTTCGCGCTGGATATCCAGAGCCACATGGTGCAGCGCGATGACTACGAGCGCCTGCTGTCGGAGTACCACGACGTGCTGCTGGCGCAGAACGCCGACCTGACCGAACAGAGCCGCACCGATGCGCTGACCGGGCTGCCGAACCGGCGCGCGATGGCCGCTGCCCTGCAGGACGCGGTGGCCAGCGCCGATGGCCAGCCGCGGCAGACCTGCGTGGCCCTGGTGGACATCGACCACTTCAAGCACATCAACGATTTCCAGGGCCATGCCACCGGCGACCGGGTACTGGCCGAACTGGGCGTGCTGCTGCGTTCGCACTTCGCCGGGCGCGGCCTGGCCGCGCGCTATGGCGGCGAGGAATTCGTGGCACTGATGCCGGACGTGGACCTGCGCACCGCCGAGCTGCAATGCGAGTTCCTGCGCATGGCGGTGGCCGACCTGCCGCTGGGCTTCCCGGTGACGGTCAGCATCGGCGTGGCCCAGCACCAGGCCGGCGAAACCACCGACCAGACCCTCGCGCGCGCCGACGCGGCGCTGTACCGCGCCAAGGCCAACGGCCGCGACCGGGTGGAGCTGGCGCCGTAG